The following proteins come from a genomic window of Aspergillus oryzae RIB40 DNA, chromosome 4:
- a CDS encoding SKIP/SNW domain-containing protein (mRNA splicing factor/probable chromatin binding snw family nuclear protein), protein MTSIAEGLFKSLPKPKYTGEDEEIPHHAQPRGPRVVGADQIDESQIVLRKTGPPPYGNRTGWRPRAPEDFGDGGAFPEILVAQYPLDMGRKGSSSTSNALAVQVDAEGKVKYDAIARRGHSDNRIVHASFKDLIPLRQRVDMGEISLDRPSEEEVAEQMEKTKNALANLVSGAVAAQKPKNVKGGSRAEPTFVRYTPANQMGDNSRKNDRIMKIVERQQDPMEPPKFKHKKIPRGPPSPPPPIMHSPPRKLTAEDQEAWKIPPPVSNWKNPKGYTVPLDKRLAADGRGLQDVTINDKFAQFAEALFTADRHAREEVRLRAQMQQKLAEKEKAQKEEHLRALAQKAREERATSSRRDSRAVSRSRSRSRSVSRSPSPYSDRSRTPSDDEQAARERERMRRERRQENERQLRQSRMGTERRIQAMAREQNRDISEKVALGLAKPTQSSETMWDSRLFNQTSGMDSGFNEDNPYDKPLFAAQDAINSIYRPRAQVDADDDEGGAEGEMSRIQKSNRFEVLGKAKEGFRGAADAEARDGPVQFEKDTTDPFGIDSMIADVTGGAGQKRYGIQEVDREDRGSKRARVDEE, encoded by the exons ATGACTTCCATTGCAGAGGGGCTTTTCAAATCCCTTCCAAAGCCGAAATACACcggcgaggatgaggagattCCGCATCACGCGCAGCCTCGTGGTCCGCGGGTCGTGGGCGCGGACCAGATCGATGAGTCTCAGATTGTGTTAAGG AAAACTGGCCCTCCCCCGTATGGAAACCGTACCGGATGGCGTCCTCGAGCCCCCGAAGATTTTGGCGACGGTGGCGCGTTCCCCGAGATTTTGGTCGCACAGTATCCGCTTGACATGGGCCGGAAAGGCTCATCATCGACATCTAATGCACTTGCTGTCCAGGTTGATGCAGAGGGAAAGGTTAAATACGATGCGATCGCGCGACGAGGCCACAGCGATAACCGGATCGTGCACGCCTCCTTTAAGGACTTGATTCCGCTCCGACAGCGGGTGGATATGGGTGAAATCTCGCTTGACCGGCcgtcggaagaggaagtcgcggagcagatggagaagacgaagaatgCGCTGGCGAACTTGGTGTCGGGAGCTGTCGCAGCACAGAAGCCTAAGAACGTGAAAGGTGGTAGTCGGGCGGAGCCGACCTTTGTTCGTTATACGCCTGCCAACCAGATGGGTGATAATTCTCGGAAGAATGACCGGATCATGAAGATTGTGGAAAGGCAGCAGGATCCCATGGAACCGCCGAAGTTCAAGCATAAGAAGATCCCTCGTGGACCGCCGTCGCCGCCCCCGCCGATCATGCATTCGCCGCCGCGGAAGCTTACGGCAGAAGATCAGGAGGCCTGGAAGATTCCACCGCCCGTGTCGAACTGGAAGAATCCCAAGGGTTATACGGTTCCGCTCGATAAGCGTTTGGCCGCAGATGGTCGTGGTCTGCAGGATGTTACTATTAACGATAAGTTTGCTCAGTTTGCTGAGGCTTTGTTCACTGCCGATAGACATGCTCGTGAGGAGGTTAGACTGCGTGCTCAGATGCAGCAAAAGCTGgcggaaaaggaaaaggcgcAGAAGGAGGAACACCTGCGGGCACTTGCCCAAAAGGCCCGCGAAGAGAGAGCTACCAGCAGCCGCCGCGACTCCCGTGCCGTTTCTCGCTCTCGTTCTCGTTCTCGCAGTGTCAGCCGCAGTCCGTCTCCGTACTCTGATCGGTCTCGCACTCCTAGTGATGACGAACAAGCTGCCCGGGAGCGCGAGCGCATGCGTCGCGAACGCCGCCAGGAAAACGAGAGACAGCTCCGTCAGTCGAGAATGGGTACAGAGAGACGTATTCAGGCCATGGCCCGTGAACAGAATCGTGATATCTCGGAGAAGGTCGCTCTGGGATTGGCCAAACCGACTCAGTCTTCCGAGACTATGTGGGATTCTCGTCTGTTTAATCAGACGAGTGGAATGGACTCCGGATTCAACGAGGATAACCCTTATGACAAGCCGTTGTTTGCTGCGCAGGACGCCATCAACAGCATCTACCGTCCCCGGGCCCAAGTCGatgccgacgacgacgagGGTGGTGCCGAGGGAGAAATGAGCAGGATTCAGAAGTCGAACCGATTTGAAGTTCTGGGTAAGGCCAAGGAAGGCTTCCGTGGAGCCGCTGATGCCGAG GCTCGTGATGGTCCTGTTCAATTCGAGAAAGACACCACTGATCCCTTCGGCATCGACAGTATGATTGCCGACGTCACCGGCGGAGCTGGACAGAAGCGCTACGGCATTCAGGAAGTCGATCGTGAAGACCGTGGCTCCAAGCGCGCCAGAGTCGACGAGGAGTAA
- a CDS encoding uncharacterized protein (predicted protein), with the protein MTTNHHSKQPVPTHTIHPISPVDLTRLTPSQQAIYNCLRSQGWTDTHCTTWLRSTEHMQESLSGWFRAQGWSEEQLRAFRERCEGDLPVGVAPPVTGDDGWQAEFDLQGKLLGEAGRRKRVGEEMRVGFGVGGRRGSR; encoded by the coding sequence ATGACCACCAACCACCACTCCAAGCAACCTGTACCAACCCACACCATCCACCCAATCTCCCCAGTCGACCTAACCCGGCTAACCCCCTCTCAACAAGCCATCTACAACTGTCTCCGCTCCCAAGGCTGGACCGACACACACTGCACCACCTGGCTACGAAGCACCGAGCACATGCAAGAGTCTCTATCCGGGTGGTTCCGCGCGCAGGGCTGGAGCGAGGAGCAGCTGCGGGCGTTTCGGGAGCGGTGCGAGGGGGACTTGCCGGTGGGTGTTGCGCCGCCGGTTACGGGGGATGATGGGTGGCAGGCGGAGTTTGATTTGCAGGGTAAGTTGCTTGGGGAGgcggggaggaggaagagggttGGAGAGGAGATGCgggttggttttggggttggggggaggagggggtcTAGGTAG